The following coding sequences lie in one Candidatus Polarisedimenticolaceae bacterium genomic window:
- the bcrA gene encoding benzoyl-CoA reductase subunit A gives MKAYVGIDLGSTTTKAVVLDDAGATLGRGITNSRSNYALACEVALGEALIAARFGLLDRELAAAGMPEAERSRRLAALGLRFRGRQYLAQLEVFRRIAARIVAHDLLARGVAPVVDGMLDRMAGEARTLFAEGASRKSDFFRDLAGSRFLQLAEEVSRDGAAAFDRLVGVFDKAILEVENTPSGAEDFGTHARAASADLEDAPDALRRAVEAVASVPLQVASSVGTGYGRQTLPFPKEQIRSEILCHGLGAHAMFPGTRTVLDIGGQDTKAIQVDDRGIVTSFQMNDRCAAGCGRYLGYIADEMNLGLHELGPMACNSSRPVRINSTCTVFAGAELRERLSLGEKREDILAGLHRAIILRAMSLLARSGGVANEFTFTGGVAKNPAAVDALRGLIRENYGEVAMNISPDSIYTGALGAALFAWRDARRGEEAAA, from the coding sequence ATGAAGGCCTACGTCGGGATCGACCTCGGCTCGACGACGACCAAGGCGGTCGTCCTCGACGACGCGGGGGCGACCCTCGGCCGGGGGATCACGAACAGCCGCTCGAACTACGCCCTCGCCTGCGAGGTCGCCCTCGGCGAGGCGCTGATCGCCGCGCGTTTCGGCCTCCTCGACCGGGAGCTCGCGGCGGCGGGGATGCCGGAGGCCGAGCGATCGCGGCGGCTGGCCGCCCTGGGCCTGCGCTTCCGGGGACGCCAGTATCTCGCGCAGCTCGAGGTCTTCCGCCGCATCGCCGCGAGGATCGTCGCGCACGACCTGCTCGCGCGCGGCGTCGCTCCCGTCGTCGACGGCATGCTCGACCGCATGGCCGGGGAGGCGCGGACGCTGTTCGCCGAGGGAGCGAGCCGCAAGTCCGACTTCTTCCGGGACCTCGCGGGGAGCCGGTTCCTGCAGCTCGCCGAGGAGGTCTCGCGCGACGGCGCCGCGGCGTTCGACCGGCTCGTCGGGGTCTTCGACAAGGCGATCCTGGAGGTCGAGAACACCCCCTCGGGAGCGGAGGACTTCGGGACGCACGCACGCGCCGCCTCGGCGGACCTCGAGGACGCACCCGACGCGTTGCGGCGCGCGGTCGAGGCGGTCGCCTCGGTGCCGCTCCAGGTCGCCTCGTCGGTGGGGACCGGGTACGGCCGGCAGACGCTCCCGTTCCCGAAGGAGCAGATCCGCTCCGAGATCCTCTGCCACGGCCTCGGCGCGCACGCGATGTTCCCCGGAACCCGCACCGTCCTGGACATCGGCGGCCAGGACACCAAGGCGATCCAGGTGGACGACCGCGGCATCGTCACCTCCTTCCAGATGAACGACCGTTGCGCGGCGGGATGCGGGCGTTACCTCGGCTACATCGCCGACGAGATGAACCTCGGCCTGCACGAGCTCGGGCCGATGGCCTGCAACTCCTCCCGCCCGGTGCGGATCAACTCGACCTGCACCGTCTTCGCGGGGGCCGAGCTGAGGGAGCGGCTGAGCCTGGGCGAGAAACGCGAGGACATCCTGGCCGGCCTCCATCGCGCGATCATCCTGCGCGCGATGTCGCTCCTGGCGCGGTCGGGCGGGGTCGCGAACGAGTTCACCTTCACCGGGGGCGTCGCCAAGAACCCCGCCGCGGTCGACGCGCTGCGCGGCCTGATCCGCGAGAACTACGGCGAGGTCGCGATGAACATCTCCCCCGACTCGATCTACACCGGAGCGCTGGGCGCGGCGCTGTTCGCCTGGCGCGACGCCCGCCGCGGCGAGGAGGCGGCGGCATGA
- the bcrD gene encoding benzoyl-CoA reductase subunit D encodes MNSAGIDVGSSAVKVVVARAEAGASAILASGVERIRRRDPQQVAASLFERCVEESGLKRSDLAYVATTGEGEMVPFRTGHFYGMTTHARGGQYLEPDARAVIDIGALHTRAVLMDSRAKVEAYRMTSQCASGSGQFLENISRYLGITIDEIGPLSLQADDPEACSSICAVLAETDVINMVSRGIRAPNIIKGIHQSMAGRYLRLLTSAGARGVVLVTGGLAGDVGLMAALREAAEAQKAAVDIRAHDRSILAGAIGAALWGAFRAERLAREGVTFAAEA; translated from the coding sequence ATGAACAGCGCGGGGATCGACGTCGGCTCGTCGGCGGTGAAGGTGGTCGTCGCGCGCGCGGAGGCGGGCGCGTCCGCGATCCTCGCGTCGGGGGTCGAGAGGATCCGGCGGCGGGATCCGCAACAGGTCGCGGCCTCGCTTTTCGAGCGCTGCGTCGAGGAATCGGGGCTGAAACGCTCCGACCTCGCCTACGTCGCGACGACGGGGGAGGGGGAGATGGTCCCCTTCCGCACCGGCCACTTCTACGGGATGACGACGCACGCGCGCGGCGGCCAGTACCTCGAGCCGGACGCGCGCGCGGTGATCGACATCGGCGCGTTGCACACCCGCGCGGTGCTGATGGACTCGCGCGCGAAGGTCGAGGCGTACCGGATGACGAGCCAGTGCGCCTCGGGCTCCGGGCAGTTCCTCGAGAACATCTCGCGTTACCTGGGGATCACGATCGACGAGATCGGGCCGCTGTCGCTGCAGGCCGACGACCCCGAGGCGTGCTCGTCGATCTGCGCGGTTCTGGCGGAGACCGACGTCATCAACATGGTGAGCCGCGGGATCCGCGCCCCGAACATCATCAAGGGGATCCACCAGTCGATGGCGGGGCGGTACCTGCGCCTGCTGACCTCGGCCGGGGCGCGCGGCGTCGTGCTCGTCACCGGCGGACTCGCCGGGGACGTCGGCCTGATGGCGGCGCTGCGCGAGGCGGCCGAGGCCCAGAAGGCCGCGGTCGACATCCGCGCCCACGATCGGTCGATCCTTGCCGGGGCGATCGGCGCGGCGCTGTGGGGAGCGTTCCGCGCCGAGCGCCTGGCCCGCGAAGGCGTGACCTTCGCGGCGGAGGCCTGA
- a CDS encoding SDR family NAD(P)-dependent oxidoreductase produces MRILDLRGKTALVTGGSGGIGLAVVGLLREAGAEVFSLDLPGRLNPSGATAIEADLTDPGAVAALGSRIAKLDILVHAAGITRDAVLWKLDDAAWRDVFAVNLDAAFHLLREVVPWMRRDGGGSIVLVASINGERGKIGQANYAASKAGLIALARTAARETGRFRIRVNVVSPGLIDTPMTAGLDPEVKRRAIEETALGRSGCPEDVANAVLFLVSPWAAHVTGQVLRVDGGQLIG; encoded by the coding sequence ATGCGCATCCTCGACCTTCGGGGGAAAACCGCTCTGGTGACCGGGGGCTCCGGAGGGATCGGCCTCGCCGTCGTCGGCCTGCTCCGGGAGGCGGGGGCGGAGGTCTTCAGCCTCGACCTCCCGGGGAGGCTGAACCCCTCCGGCGCGACCGCGATCGAGGCCGACCTCACCGACCCCGGGGCGGTCGCGGCCCTCGGCTCGCGGATCGCGAAGCTCGACATCCTCGTGCACGCCGCGGGAATCACCCGCGACGCGGTCCTGTGGAAGCTCGACGACGCCGCGTGGCGCGACGTCTTCGCGGTCAACCTCGACGCGGCGTTCCACCTCCTGCGCGAGGTGGTTCCGTGGATGCGCCGGGACGGCGGCGGCTCGATCGTGCTCGTCGCGTCGATCAACGGCGAGCGCGGGAAGATCGGCCAGGCCAACTACGCCGCGAGCAAGGCGGGATTGATCGCCCTGGCGCGCACCGCGGCCCGCGAGACGGGCCGCTTCCGGATCCGCGTGAACGTCGTCTCGCCGGGGCTCATCGACACCCCGATGACCGCGGGCCTCGACCCCGAGGTGAAGCGGCGCGCGATCGAGGAAACCGCCCTCGGCAGGTCCGGCTGCCCCGAGGACGTCGCGAACGCGGTGTTGTTCCTGGTTTCGCCGTGGGCCGCGCACGTCACGGGCCAGGTGCTGCGGGTGGACGGCGGGCAGCTCATCGGATGA
- a CDS encoding GNAT family N-acetyltransferase gives MTTIRGLRPEDLDAVIALDARNTGRRREEFFRLKLQQNLVESGIKVSLAAELDGAFVGFLLARVFYGEFGRLEPAAVLDTIDVHPDFRNRGVGRALLRQLRVNLRGLNVPRLQTEVAWENPDVLMFFHHEGFRPSPRICLDLDLSSPPSDDEAPA, from the coding sequence ATGACCACGATTCGCGGGCTGCGGCCCGAGGACCTCGACGCGGTGATCGCGCTGGACGCCCGGAACACCGGCCGCCGGCGCGAGGAGTTCTTCCGGCTCAAGCTCCAGCAGAACCTCGTCGAGAGCGGGATCAAGGTGTCCCTCGCCGCCGAGCTCGACGGGGCGTTCGTCGGCTTCCTGCTCGCGCGGGTGTTCTACGGCGAGTTCGGGCGTCTGGAGCCCGCCGCGGTCCTCGACACGATCGACGTGCACCCCGACTTCCGGAACCGCGGCGTCGGCCGCGCGCTCCTCCGGCAGCTGCGGGTGAACCTGCGCGGGCTGAACGTGCCGAGGCTGCAGACCGAGGTCGCCTGGGAGAACCCCGACGTCCTGATGTTCTTCCACCACGAGGGGTTCCGGCCGTCGCCGCGGATCTGCCTGGACCTCGACCTCTCGTCGCCCCCCTCCGACGACGAGGCGCCCGCGTGA
- a CDS encoding Rrf2 family transcriptional regulator, giving the protein MNLQKGTRYALYAAAALARAWGREPVTASGLAKAHGLPATVVAKVLQDLARAGLATGQRGTRGGYQLAKAPHRMTLLDVVEAFEPSHPGMEEDRLRRVFEEIDASTRATLASITLETLIGARRDRTGARALPPASEPRRDPARSRSRR; this is encoded by the coding sequence GTGAACCTGCAGAAGGGGACGCGCTACGCGCTCTACGCCGCCGCCGCGCTCGCGCGGGCCTGGGGGAGGGAGCCCGTCACGGCGTCGGGACTCGCGAAGGCGCACGGCCTCCCGGCGACGGTGGTCGCGAAGGTCCTCCAGGATCTCGCCCGCGCGGGGCTCGCGACGGGGCAGCGCGGCACGCGCGGCGGGTATCAGCTCGCGAAGGCGCCGCACCGGATGACCCTGCTCGACGTCGTGGAGGCGTTCGAGCCGTCGCATCCCGGGATGGAGGAGGATCGGCTGCGCCGGGTCTTCGAGGAGATCGACGCCTCGACGCGCGCGACCCTCGCCTCGATCACCCTCGAGACGTTGATCGGCGCGCGACGAGATCGGACAGGAGCACGAGCGCTTCCTCCCGCGTCCGAACCTCGCCGCGATCCCGCGCGTTCTCGATCGCGGCGATGA